The Streptomyces sp. Alt3 genome has a segment encoding these proteins:
- a CDS encoding glycosyltransferase family 2 protein: MVKLSVIVPFYNVQTYAPDTLRSLRANAREDFEFILVDDCSTDGTFDILRRARDDIPGAVVIRHEQNGGLATARNTGLDAATGEYLTFLDGDDWLAPGYYERLLAAAEDLGCDFVRADHVQVTGRARTVHRVPHGLRGVPFSPRDAILPADRTTSVDYPYAWAGIYHRRLVDRGLLHFTHGLRTAEDRPWIWRLHREAESFAAVGLLGVFYRRGVASSLTQIGDVRQLDFIRAFDQVIEETARDPEADRLLPKAVRTYAAVMAHHLDSIERFEPAVARKLRSMSAAALQRLPQDLLNDTLDSLGDQRAARLRRVRRRPVPAGTAPSVTTGAST, translated from the coding sequence GTGGTTAAGCTCTCCGTCATCGTGCCGTTCTACAACGTGCAGACATACGCGCCCGACACCCTCAGAAGCCTGCGCGCGAACGCGCGTGAGGACTTCGAGTTCATCCTCGTCGACGACTGTTCCACGGACGGGACGTTCGACATCCTGCGCCGCGCGCGGGACGACATCCCCGGGGCGGTCGTGATCAGACACGAACAGAACGGCGGGCTCGCCACCGCGCGCAACACCGGTCTGGATGCCGCCACGGGTGAGTACCTCACCTTCCTGGACGGCGACGACTGGCTGGCTCCCGGCTACTACGAGCGGCTGCTCGCCGCCGCCGAGGACCTGGGGTGCGACTTCGTACGGGCCGACCACGTGCAGGTCACCGGCAGGGCCAGGACAGTGCACCGGGTGCCGCACGGGCTGCGGGGCGTTCCCTTCAGCCCGCGGGACGCCATCCTTCCGGCCGACCGCACCACGTCGGTGGACTACCCGTACGCCTGGGCCGGCATCTACCACCGCCGCCTCGTCGACCGCGGGCTGCTGCACTTCACCCACGGACTGCGGACCGCCGAGGACCGGCCGTGGATCTGGCGGCTGCACCGGGAGGCGGAGAGCTTCGCCGCGGTCGGCCTGCTCGGCGTGTTCTACCGGCGCGGTGTCGCCTCCTCGCTCACCCAGATCGGCGACGTGCGTCAGCTCGACTTCATCCGGGCCTTCGACCAGGTCATCGAGGAGACGGCGCGGGATCCCGAGGCGGACAGGCTGCTGCCGAAGGCCGTCCGTACCTACGCGGCCGTCATGGCGCACCACCTGGACTCCATCGAGCGGTTCGAACCGGCCGTCGCACGCAAGCTGCGCTCCATGAGCGCGGCGGCACTCCAGCGGCTCCCGCAGGACCTCCTCAACGACACCCTGGACTCGCTCGGTGACCAGCGGGCGGCGCGGCTCCGCCGAGTCCGACGCCGTCCGGTCCCCGCGGGGACCGCCCCCTCCGTCACCACAGGAGCCTCCACCTGA